The following coding sequences lie in one Drosophila bipectinata strain 14024-0381.07 chromosome XR, DbipHiC1v2, whole genome shotgun sequence genomic window:
- the Ser7 gene encoding serine protease easter, with product MLVLLFHLLLAVLGAQTQLKTLMHFGNCNTSEYGRGTCIEKSDCEFYAVDKLTEFASKRQCFSRQRPDLVCCPRETNIIPILGARIFNETSNSGNETSTTPLATPTPRTLLKLLKLLPRTTPLPPTGADTLPQHPYCGTSFASRVTGGNDTELYEFPWTTLLEYTLPGGVKDFSCGAAFIAQRWLVTAAHCVHSRYTGLKNLTAARLGEWNKETDPDCVTHLSGKRECAPPHIRVPIDRILPHADFSTDTLTNDIALLRLSQPVDWVHTRPVEPVCLPPSQSQGPPVGAAADVSGWGKTETSESSKIKRKAMLHIQAGEQCREAFLKDGYLVGDSQLCAGGALGVDSCSGDSGGPLTVEADTPGGHRFVYLAGVVSFGRSSCGKSEFSGVYTRVNKYVSWIRNTINENRG from the exons ATGCTGGTGCTGCTCTTTCATCTTCTCCTGGCTGTTCTGGGGGCCCAGACCCAGCTGA AGACCCTGATGCACTTCGGCAACTGCAATACGTCGGAGTACGGCCGGGGCACCTGCATCGAGAAGTCCGACTGCGAGTTCTACGCCGTGGACAAGCTCACTGAATTCGCCAGCAAGCGGCAGTGCTTCTCCCGCCAGCGGCCCGACCTG GTTTGCTGTCCCCGTGAGACAAACATAATCCCCATTCTCGGAGCCCGAATCTTCAACGAGACCAGCAACAGCGGGAACGAGACCTCCACAACGCCGCTTGCCACCCCCACCCCGCGCACCCTGCTCAAGCTGCTCAAGCTGCTGCCCCGGACCACGCCCCTTCCGCCAACGGGAGCAGATACCCTGCCGCAGCATCCGTATTGTGGCACTTCGTTCGCGTCCCGCGTCACCGGAGGCAACGACACGGAGCTGTACGAGTTCCCCTGGACCACGCTGCTGGAGTACACCCTGCCAGGGGGAGTGAAGGACTTCTCCTGCGGAGCGGCCTTCATCGCTCAGCGCTGGCTGGTGACGGCCGCCCACTGCGTCCACTCCAGGTACACGGGCCTGAAGAACCTCACGGCGGCCCGGCTGGGCGAGTGGAACAAGGAAACGGACCCGGACTGCGTGACCCATCTGAGCGGGAAGCGCGAGTGCGCCCCGCCCCACATCCGCGTGCCTATCGACCGCATCCTGCCGCACGCCGACTTCTCCACCGATACCCTGACCAACGACATCGCCCTGCTCCGGCTCTCCCAGCCCGTGGACTGGGTGCATACGCGGCCCGTGGAGCCCGTGTGCCTGCCCCCATCCCAGTCGCAGGGGCCGCCCGTGGGCGCCGCGGCCGACGTCTCCGGCTGGGGCAAGACGGAGACGAGCGAGTCGAGCAAGATCAAGCGCAAGGCCATGCTGCACATCCAGGCAGGGGAGCAGTGCCGCGAGGCCTTTCTGAAGGACGGGTACCTGGTGGGCGATAGCCAGCTTTGTGCCGGCGGCGCACTCGGGGTGGACTCGTGCAGCGGCGACTCCGGCGGACCGCTGACCGTCGAGGCTGACACCCCCGGGGGCCACCGCTTCGTATACCTGGCCGGGGTAGTGTCGTTCGGGCGGAGCAGCTGCGGCAAGTCGGAATTCTCCGGGGTCTACACCCGGGTCAACAAATACGTGTCCTGGATCCGGAACACCATCAACGAGAACCGCGGATAG
- the LOC108123900 gene encoding uncharacterized protein, protein MQLSRLLLVTLLVFGLILAQTESRRLIFYSPHSRPLTSQLLVSRKMPRPCPAGKMRDHRDRCRRAVIFGRSN, encoded by the coding sequence ATGCAATTAAGCCGCCTGCTGCTAGTGACCCTCCTGGTCTTCGGCCTTATCCTGGCCCAGACGGAGTCCCGACGCCTGATCTTCTACAGTCCCCACAGCCGACCCCTCACCAGCCAGCTGCTCGTCTCCCGGAAAATGCCGCGGCCCTGTCCTGCCGGCAAGATGCGAGACCACCGGGATCGGTGTCGCCGGGCCGTGATCTTCGGACGCAGCAACTGA
- the LOC108123898 gene encoding uncharacterized protein codes for MSSMHQLLLYSLCLWAVIVFCAPAPVESRRVIFLKPNGIHRGQILATHGMEKPCPQCHMHDHRGNCRRIISYNADGVRC; via the exons ATGTCGTCGATGCATCAGCTGCTCCTCTACTCGCTCTGCCTCTGGGCCGTGATCGTGTTCTGCGCCCCCGCGCCGGTCGAGTCGCGCCGGGTGATCTTCCTCAAGCCAAACGGCATTCACCGCGGCCAGATCCTGGCCACCCACGGGATGGAGAAGCCCTGCCCCCAGTGCCACATGCACGACCACCGGGGCAACTGCCGCCGCATCATCTCCTACAATGCAG ATGGAGTCCGCTGCTAG
- the LOC108123899 gene encoding uncharacterized protein: MRMLWLLLFLLLGPSCRGAGKVIYFNQLNRTQSTEMAKNQTDLLGKGMLFDVRGNRCHRGFTRDHHGRCRRIVR; this comes from the exons ATGCGGATGCTGTGGCTCCTGCTCTTCCTGCTTCTGGGACCCTCCTGCCGGGGGGCGGGCAAAGTGATATACTTCAACCAGCTGAACAGGACCCAGTCCACCGAGATGGCCAAAAACCAGACCGACTTGCTGGGCAAGGGCATGCTATTCGACGTGCGGGGGAATCGGTGCCACCGGGGATTTACGAGGGACCACCACGGACGCTGCCGAAGA ATTGTCAGATAG
- the LOC108123896 gene encoding uncharacterized protein, whose translation MSQSAGEEDQEDLEEDPLANLLSLKLRKPANWNWELSTSRSCSNIALPRILLYDHTGNLLVDATGQREGTYRSGDSPRRRKRSATSNLSLESNFHGLQIAEATPTPTTTRTATPTAAQTPSSSGRSGEGRKKSHGSCIDFSTHELPNWEPSSRRSSSLRSVRFQTAEELPAYPTPPSTSTLNSSSSGPREKRRYRRSHSSILERFSLSKGRHSSPEFAQEMEVEKAPRYFLRTSKAGTLVIREESFSSQRMRHRRRRPPKHSSSENILQERQDEQEVPEAVVVQATTRQRVVRTVSTSEEEAEQQPRRSRTRPRNQSHRSCGKDAAQDLITVDPDNCVYRAAPGATAR comes from the exons ATGTCCCAGTCGGCGGGGGAGGAGGACCAGGAGGACCTCGAGGAGGATCCCCTAGCGAATCTACTTAGTCTGAAGCTGCGGAAGCCGGCCAACTGGAACTGGGAGTTGAGCACCTCACGTAGCTGCAGCAACATCGCCCTGCCACGGATCCTGTTGTACGACCATACCGGAAACCTCCTGGTCGACGCCACTGGGCAGCGGGAGGGCACCTACCGCTCCGGGGACTCGCCGCGGCGCCGCAAGCGCTCCGCCACATCCAACTTGAGTCTGGAGAGCAACTTCCACGGCCTCCAGATAGCGGaggccacgcccacgcccactACCACACGCACAGCAACGCCCACGGCCGCACAGACGCCCAGTTCGAGCGGCAGGAGCGGGGAGGGTAGAAAGAAGAGCCACGGAAGCTGCATCGACTTCAGCACCCACGAGCTACCTAACTGGGAGCCCTCCTCGAGGAGGTCGAGCTCTTTGCGAAGCGTCCGCTTCCAGACGGCGGAGGAGCTGCCCGCCTACCCCACTCCGCCCTCCACCTCTACGCTGAACTCGTCCAGCTCGGGCCCGCGGGAGAAGAGGCGCTACCGACGCTCGCACAGCTCCATCTTGGAGCGGTTCAGCCTCTCCAAGGGACGCCACTCCTCACCGGAGTTCGCCCAGGAGATGGAGGTGGAGAAGGCGCCGCGGTACTTCCTGCGCACCAGCAAGGCCGGCACGCTGGTCATCCGCGAGGAGAGCTTCAGCTCCCAGCGAATGCGCCACCGACGTCGGCGTCCGCCCAAGCATTCCTCCAGCGAGAACATCCTCCAGGAGCGGCAGGACGAGCAGGAGGTTCCAGAGGCAGTAGTTGTGCAGGCCACAACGCGCCAAAGGGTGGTAAGAACGGTGTCCACCtcggaggaggaggcggaACAGCAGCCTAGAAGGTCAAGGACGAGACCCAGAAACCAGAGCCATCGCAGTTGCGGCAAGGACGCAGCTCAGG ACCTTATAACCGTGGATCCGGATAATTGTGTGTACCGTGCAGCGCCGGGCGCCACGGCACGCTAG